The following proteins come from a genomic window of Falco rusticolus isolate bFalRus1 chromosome 9, bFalRus1.pri, whole genome shotgun sequence:
- the DBH gene encoding dopamine beta-hydroxylase, which produces MGKARRRGAVLPSMQTSRSKPCPCPSFKLREVASMYFTMIAVFLVILVVVLQGSAPRQSDFPYKVPLDPQGLLELSWNVSYTEQAVHFQLLIKDLQFGLLFGMSDRGEFENADLAVLWSDGHNSYFGDAWSDATGQIHMDSQQDYQLLGARRAPEGLYLLFRRAFSTCDPKDYIIEDGTVHLIYGILAKPVHSLQAINISAIHRGLQRVQLLKPNITIPELPSDMKTMEITAPDIVIPSQETTYWCYMTELPDSFPKHHIIMYEPVITAGNEALVHHMEVFQCAAEFDSFPQYNGPCDSKMKPNRLNYCRHVLAAWAMGAQAFYYPEEAGLAFGGSGSSRYLRLEIHYHNPMVFKGRHDSSGIRLYYTATLRRYDAAIMELGLVYTPVMAIPPGEDAFILTGYCTDKCTQMALPTAGIRIFASQLHTHLAGRKVVTVLSRNGREQQVVNADGHYSPHFQEIRMLKEVVAVFPGDVLTTTCTYNTEDRSRATVGGFGILEEMCVNYVHYYPQTQLELCKSAVDPGYLHRYFNLVNSFNDEEVCTCPQVSVPQQFFSIPWNMFNRDVLKSFYSFAPISMHCNKSSAVQFPGEWEKQPLPKITERLQEPVLRCPATPGPQPDAPVPLNLRQLRRD; this is translated from the exons ATGGGCAAAGCCAGGCGCAGGGGTGCCGTCCTGCCCAGCATGCAGACCTCCAGGAGcaagccctgtccctgccccagcttcAAGCTGCGGGAAGTGGCATCCATGTACTTCACCATGATCGCTGTGTTCCTGGTCATCTTGGTGGTGGTCCTGCAGGGCTCGGCACCCCGCCAGAGTGATTTTCCCTACAAAGTGCCCCTCGATCCCCAGGGGCTGCTCGAGCTCTCCTGGAACGTCAGCTACACGGAGCAAGCCGTGCATTTCCAGCTCCTCATCAAGGACCTGCAGTTTGGGCTCCTTTTTGGGATGTCGGACAGAGGCGAGTTTGAGAATGCAGACCTGGCCGTGCTCTGGAGCGACGGGCACAATTCCTATTTTGGG GATGCCTGGAGCGATGCCACGGGGCAGATCCACATGGACTCGCAGCAGGACTACCAGCTCCTTGGGGCTCGAAGGGCTCCTGAGGGGCTCTACCTCCTCTTCAGAAGAGCCTTCAGCACCTGTGACCCCAAGGACTACATTATAGAG GATGGCACCGTGCACCTTATCTACGGGATCCTGGCAAAACCGGTCCATTCCCTCCAAGCCATCAACATCTCTGCCATTCACAGGGGACTGCAGAGGGTGCAGCTGCTAAAGCCCAACATCACCATCCCTGAGCTGCCCAGTGACATGAAGACCATGGAGATAACAGCCCCTGACATTGTCATTCCCAGCCAGGAAACAACCTACTGGTGTTACATGACAGAGCTGCCAGACAGCTTCCCCAAACATCATATTATCATG TATGAGCCAGTGATCACGGCAGGAAACGAGGCCCTGGTCCACCACATGGAAGTCTTCCAGTGTGCTGCTGAGTTCGACAGCTTCCCCCAGTACAACGGGCCCTGCGACTCCAAGATGAAGCCAAACCGGCTCAACTACTGCAGGCACGTGCTTGCAGCGTGGGCCATGGGAGCGCAG GCTTTCTACTACCCTGAAGAAGCAGGTCTGGCCTTTGGTGGCTCAGGCTCCTCCAGATATTTGCGCCTTGAGATCCACTATCACAATCCCATGGTGTTCAAAG GTCGCCATGACTCCTCGGGGATCCGCCTCTACTACACGGCCACCCTGCGACGCTATGATGCTGCCATCATGGAGCTGGGCTTGGTCTACACACCAGTGATGGCCATTCCCCCAGGCGAGGATGCCTTCATCCTCACAGGCTATTGCACCGACAAATGCACGCAGATG gctctgcccaCTGCCGGCATCCGCATCTTCGCGTCCCAGCTCCATACTCACCTGGCAGGAAGAAAAGTGGTGACAGTGCTGTCCCGGAATGGAAGAGAACAGCAGGTCGTGAATGCCGACGGTCACTACAGCCCTCACTTCCAG gAGATCCGCATGCTGAAGGAGGTGGTTGCAGTTTTTCCA GGTGACGTACTCACCACCACCTGTACCTACAACACAGAGGACCGGAGCCGAGCCACTGTG GGTGGGTTTGGCATTCTGGAGGAGATGTGCGTGAACTACGTGCACTACTACCCCCAGAcgcagctggagctgtgcaaaAGCGCGGTGGATCCGGGCTACCTGCACCGATACTTCAACCTTGTGAACAG CTTTAACGATGAGGAGGTCTGCACGTGCCCACAGGTCTCCGTCCCACAGCAGTTTTTCTCCATCCCCTGGAACATGTTCAACAGAGACGTGCTGAAGTCCTTCTACAGCTTCGCTCCAATCTCCATGCACTGCAACAAATCCTCAGCTGTCCAGTTCCCG GGCGAGTGGGAGAAGCAGCCGCTTCCCAAAATCACCGAGAGGCTGCAGGAGCCTGTCCTTCGCTGCCCGGCCACCCCGGGGCCTCAGCCTGACGCCCCTGTCCCCCTCAACCTGCGCCAGCTCAGGAGGGACTGA